A single region of the Arthrobacter sp. zg-Y820 genome encodes:
- a CDS encoding dipeptide/oligopeptide/nickel ABC transporter permease/ATP-binding protein codes for MRNGLAERLATSGARFTSLNLSSKLALGFLVLVAFIAVTGPWLAPFGENESSAPVLPPGGEHLMGTDGSSYDVFSRLLYGARVSAAIGLGSVIVAVVLGAILGALAATSRKWVNEGIMRVLDIMMAFPGIALAAALLFALKDHSVALFGSTVPVIIFAIAIVYTPQLARVVRANVLAQYGEDYVRAERVIGAGRLFILTKHVVRNTAAPVLVFATVMVADAIILEASLSFLGAGVQPPSASWGNVMADGRNVVFSGAWWPTTFGGIAILLTVLALNILAEGLTDAMVNPRPRRAAPVKEALAKESTVKVAVPAPAGAAVVPAPPTAAAGTVVDDDAAPAAVGTRINQPGSLAALAAELQLLAAVEEQRTDRLPAVPAEAPVILEVRDLSIRFPGRYGDTAIVDRVSFTVREGETMGLVGESGCGKSITSLAIMGLLPPTAVLSGSITFQGKELLTNDKRERDQRYRGLRGDQIAMVYQDALSSLNPSMLIKDQLLQLTRRNGRKSPSELLEMVKLDPDRTLKSYPHELSGGQRQRVLVAMALSRSPKIIVADEPTTALDVTVQKQVVDLLNELREELGFAMVFVSHDLALVASLAHRITVMYAGQVVESAGASELMRNPQHEYTRGLLGAVLSIESDANRLHQIQGTVPSPREFAAGDRFAERSLRPDADPDQILSFVRVGAGEHYWASHLTGRQNDDGAALASVSTTEGQA; via the coding sequence CCGTTCGGCGAAAACGAATCCTCCGCCCCGGTGCTTCCGCCCGGCGGCGAGCATCTGATGGGCACCGACGGTTCCAGCTACGACGTCTTCTCCCGGCTGCTCTACGGCGCCCGGGTTTCGGCCGCCATCGGCCTGGGCTCGGTGATCGTCGCCGTCGTCCTCGGAGCCATCCTCGGCGCCCTGGCCGCGACCTCCCGCAAATGGGTCAACGAGGGCATCATGCGGGTGCTGGACATCATGATGGCGTTTCCGGGCATTGCCCTGGCCGCCGCCCTGCTCTTCGCGCTCAAGGACCATTCGGTCGCGCTCTTCGGCTCCACCGTTCCGGTGATCATCTTCGCCATCGCGATCGTGTACACGCCGCAGCTGGCCCGGGTGGTCCGCGCCAACGTGCTGGCCCAGTACGGCGAGGACTACGTCCGCGCCGAACGCGTCATCGGCGCCGGCCGGCTGTTCATCCTCACCAAGCACGTGGTCCGCAACACCGCGGCCCCCGTGCTGGTCTTCGCCACCGTCATGGTGGCCGACGCGATCATCCTCGAAGCCTCGCTGTCCTTCCTCGGTGCCGGCGTCCAGCCGCCCTCCGCCTCGTGGGGCAACGTGATGGCCGACGGCCGCAACGTGGTCTTCAGCGGCGCCTGGTGGCCGACGACGTTTGGCGGCATCGCCATCCTGCTCACCGTCCTGGCGCTCAACATCCTGGCCGAAGGCCTCACCGACGCCATGGTCAATCCGCGCCCGCGCCGTGCTGCCCCGGTGAAGGAGGCCCTGGCGAAGGAAAGCACAGTCAAGGTTGCCGTTCCCGCACCGGCCGGCGCCGCCGTCGTTCCCGCCCCGCCGACAGCAGCCGCCGGTACGGTAGTGGACGACGACGCCGCTCCCGCCGCCGTCGGCACCCGCATCAACCAGCCCGGTTCGCTGGCTGCCCTGGCCGCGGAGCTGCAGCTGCTGGCCGCCGTGGAGGAGCAGCGCACCGACCGGCTGCCCGCCGTGCCGGCCGAAGCGCCGGTGATCCTGGAGGTCCGCGACCTCTCCATCCGGTTCCCGGGCCGCTACGGCGACACCGCCATTGTGGACCGCGTCAGCTTCACCGTCCGCGAGGGCGAAACCATGGGCCTGGTGGGGGAGTCCGGCTGCGGAAAGTCGATCACCTCGCTGGCCATCATGGGCCTGCTGCCGCCCACGGCGGTGCTGTCCGGTTCCATCACCTTCCAGGGCAAGGAACTGCTGACCAACGACAAGCGCGAACGCGACCAGCGCTACCGCGGACTGCGCGGCGACCAGATTGCCATGGTCTACCAGGACGCGCTGAGCTCACTCAACCCGTCCATGCTGATCAAGGACCAGCTGCTGCAGCTGACCCGCCGCAACGGGCGCAAGTCTCCGAGCGAGCTGCTGGAAATGGTCAAGCTGGATCCGGACCGCACACTCAAGAGCTACCCGCACGAGCTCTCCGGCGGACAGCGCCAGCGTGTGCTCGTCGCCATGGCGCTCTCCCGCTCGCCGAAGATCATCGTCGCCGACGAACCCACCACCGCGCTGGACGTCACCGTCCAGAAACAGGTGGTGGACCTGCTCAACGAACTGCGCGAGGAACTCGGCTTTGCCATGGTCTTCGTCAGCCACGACCTGGCCCTGGTGGCCTCCCTGGCGCACCGGATTACCGTCATGTACGCCGGACAGGTGGTGGAATCGGCCGGCGCCTCCGAGCTGATGCGCAATCCGCAGCACGAATACACCCGCGGGCTGCTCGGCGCCGTGCTCTCGATCGAATCCGACGCCAACCGGCTGCACCAGATCCAGGGGACCGTGCCCTCGCCGCGCGAGTTCGCGGCCGGTGACCGCTTTGCCGAGCGGTCCCTGCGCCCGGACGCCGATCCGGACCAGATCCTGTCCTTTGTCCGGGTGGGCGCCGGGGAGCACTACTGGGCCAGCCACCTGACAGGGCGCCAAAACGACGACGGCGCCGCCCTGGCCTCCGTTAGCACCACCGAAGGACAAGCATGA
- a CDS encoding ATP-binding cassette domain-containing protein, with the protein MSTETSTDNTPVLELRGLKVHHRTRTGSIFRPNIVKAVDGVDFTVRRGETVGVVGESGCGKSTLASVLVGLQEPTAGQVLFHGKRISIRRAADRKRFGQDVAVVFQDPSTALNPRMTIQDILTDPLQVHGIGDARSRAAKVKDLLALVGLPYTAAEVTPHQVSGGQRQRVAIARALALDPAVIVADEPTSALDVSVRAQVLNLLADLKRELNLGMVFISHDIQTVRYVSDRICVMYYGRIVEEGPAEQIFANPADDYTRKLLGAAPSLLHP; encoded by the coding sequence ATGAGCACCGAGACGTCCACCGATAACACTCCGGTCCTGGAACTGCGCGGACTGAAGGTTCACCACCGCACCCGCACCGGCTCCATCTTCCGCCCCAACATCGTCAAGGCGGTCGACGGCGTGGACTTCACCGTCCGGCGCGGTGAGACCGTGGGCGTGGTGGGGGAGTCCGGCTGCGGCAAGTCCACCCTGGCCTCGGTCCTGGTGGGGTTGCAGGAACCCACCGCCGGGCAGGTCCTGTTCCACGGGAAACGGATCAGCATCCGCCGCGCCGCGGACCGCAAGCGCTTCGGCCAGGACGTCGCCGTCGTCTTCCAGGATCCGTCCACCGCACTGAACCCGCGGATGACCATCCAGGACATCCTCACCGATCCGCTGCAGGTCCACGGCATCGGCGACGCCCGCTCCCGGGCCGCCAAGGTCAAGGACCTGCTGGCCCTGGTGGGGCTGCCCTACACCGCCGCCGAAGTGACCCCGCACCAGGTCTCCGGCGGCCAGCGCCAGCGCGTGGCCATCGCCCGCGCCCTGGCCCTGGATCCCGCCGTCATCGTGGCCGACGAACCCACGTCGGCCCTCGACGTCTCGGTCCGGGCGCAGGTGCTGAACCTGCTCGCTGACCTGAAGCGGGAACTCAACCTGGGCATGGTCTTCATCTCGCACGACATCCAGACCGTCCGCTACGTCTCCGACCGCATCTGCGTCATGTACTACGGCCGGATCGTCGAAGAAGGACCGGCCGAGCAGATCTTCGCCAACCCGGCCGACGACTACACCCGCAAGCTCCTGGGCGCCGCGCCCAGCCTGCTGCACCCCTGA